CAAGCAAATCAACATCGCTCCCCATGTAGAGCGGCCCTTCAAATCCTACCAAGCTGTTGAAATCCCTGACTCGCTCATACGTGCCATTTTTGACATGAACCAAGAGCGTTTGCCCGTCCACGGTCTCAGCAAGCTCAAGCATCATTGAGTCATCACCCGATGCCCATACTTCAGTTGTATGAATGGCTTGCATTTGATTGCCTGCACCCGTTAGGTCATCCCAGTAGCCCCAAACGGTTGCCGTCAACACGGGACTGGTTTCAGGATCAAAAGTGATAACCAACAGTTCGTATACTCCGTCATTATTAAAGTCGATGAGCTGCGCGTGACGGATATGCTGTTGCGTCCACGCCTCTTCTTCGTTGACGGGCTGTCCGTGCTCGTTGAGCCAGTCCAACATAAAGTAGTAGTAGGCTTCCAACGCCCCTACAGGGTCGTGCTGCGGGGTTGGTGGCGGTGTTCCAATGGACGGTGGGGGCAAAACGTTACCATTGTTTCCCGGAAAAAATTGATTAAATGCCATTGCCGCGACAATAAAGACCAGTGATGCCGCCAGCGCAACCGACGCGACCCGCAACGTGCGCTTGACGGCGCGTTGTGGGAATAATATCAGCTTCTTTCCCGCCGGTGCATCGGCAACTTTGGCCAACATTACCTCAGCCGACGGCGGGGTCACGCAGTCGTGTAGCTCAGCGGCCTTTTTGATGCTATTTTCATCAAAGTGTTTCATGTTTCGTCCTCCTCCAATAGCGTTTTGAGCTTGCTAAGCGCACGCGACAGACGGGATTTAACAGTGCCGATTGGCAGGCTCATAACTTCGGCAATCTCCTCTTGCGTCAGCTGTGACCAAAAACGCAGGGTGATGATTTCGCGCGTCTTTTGATCGAGCCGCTGGATGCATTCGAGTACATGGAGCCGTTCTTCGCCGTCATCGGGCACAGGGATATGCGCTGCAATGTCGAGGGACAGCTGCTCGGGATTACGTCTGCGAAAGTCACGACAAGTATTGATAAGTATGCGTGTCATCCATGTCTTGAAGTGAGTCTGATTGCGCAGCTTAGCGAAATTTTTATAACCGCGCAACAGCGCTTCTTGCAACGCATCTTCGGCGTTGTTGCGGTCGCGCAGTATCGCCAATGCTGTCTTAAAGAGCGTGGCGTGCAACGGCAGATATAGTTTCCGAAATGCGTTATGAGAACTGTTTTCTAACATTATGCTATCACCTCTCTCGACCATTAGACTGTTGAAGGAGTGTAAATCGTTCCATTTTGTGTAAAAAATTCCCCGCTCTCGGCGGGGAATTTTTTACTTTTAGTTTTGCAGTGTCGCACATCCACTTTCTCACGGGCGGTCGTGTAAGGCGCAAAAGATGAAGAGTGCGCTTTCCACCTTTTCGCGACTTATTCTCCCTGTTCGAGAGATAAGCGCTCGCGTTATGGCAGCATTCTCACCATCGCGGTAATCATTTGCTGTGTCGGGAAAACATAGAATGGGCGGAATAAGTACCCCAGCGTCGGGATATTTTCCGGACTCACCGTGTTACCCATGATGCCGATAGAATACATAAAGTTTGTATTGGGTCGCCCCCATGTGCTTGGAATGGTATGCTGATCGTCAAACGGCGCGTCGGGCGCGTCAGTTATATCATAACCCAATGCATCTGCCAGCCGCGTCAGCATAGCTGCCGCTTCTACGCGATTGAGTGTCCGATCCGGGTGGAAACCGAAAACGCCGTTTACCTCACCGCCTCGTATAATGCCCAACTGCGCCAATGCCAAGGCATAGGGGTCAGTCGTATCGGGGAATTCAACATCATATAGCGTGCCGCCATTCGCCGCGAAATCTTTGATAAATTCGTCAATGCTCATGCCGCTGTACACTTCGAGGAAACGTACGCCCAGATCAGCGATATAATGACGCGGAATGCCGTCTTGGAAGCGCGTACCGGCAAAGACAGCTTCGCTGATCAAGCCATGTGTGTATGCCGTGCTGACATAGGGAATGGCCCAAGAATTGGGGCGGTTGTTCGCTGTCAGCCAAAAGTAACCGGCAATAATTTGTGTGGGGCGAATCGCCCACCATAAATTTTGGTCACCAAGTTGTCCCGACCAATTTGCGCCCCACGCGTAGAGGCCGCGTTGACTACTGACCGCCAGCGAATGCCAGCCGCCAGCCGCGATGGCAATAGCATTTGTCTTGACTTGTACTGGGCGGTTGCGCTCGTTATCGAATGTGCCGTCACCGATTTGACCGTCCCAGTTGTTGCCCCACGCCCAAACTGCGCCGTTGCTGCCCAATGCCATAGAATGCCAGTCACCGGCCGAAATCACTGTAGCATTTTGCATAATACGCACGGGCCGGTTTCGGTTTTGCCATGTACCGTCACCGACTTGGCCGTCCCAGTTGCCACCCCATGCGTAGACATTGCCGCCCATAGTAAGTGCCAGCGTATGCCCGTTGCCGCCGGAGGCGGCGGCGACAGTACTCATCACATGCACCGGCGTAGCACGGAAATTAAACGTGCCATCACCGAGCTGACCTGACCCGTTTGCGCCCCATGCCCACAGACGGCCACGGTTGTCAATGGCCAGCGAATGCTCTCTGCCAGCTGCCACTTGCGTTACACCGGACAAGCCTGCCACTTGCACAGGTATATTGCTGCCGCTATTTGGCGGGGTTGGCACTGGCGGCGGCGATTCCGGCGCATCGCCGACAGGTGTGCATACTGCGCGACGCGACATTGCGTCAGCACGCGCGGTATCTGCCGAATATCGAGATTGTTCTATACCTATCCTGCTGCCGCGTGGCCGCGAAATGAATAGGCTTACTTCGCTTGCCGCAGCCATAGCCCACGGCTCATTCCAATCGCTCTGCTCATCACCCCATTGCCAGACATTTCCGTCGGCTGTGACTGCCAGCGAATGGTGCTGACCCGCCGCGATACTGATGACGTTTTCCATGATTTTGACTGGCGTGCCACGCCAGTCAAATGTGCCGTCACCGAGCTGACCGCGCCAGTTGCCACCCCATGCCCAAAGCACGCCGTCAGTATCAAGAATCAGCGTATGCGACTGTCCCAGCGCGACATCAGCAACACTGTCCATAACAGGTCTAGGACGACCGCCGCTCATTGAACCCCACTGCCACAACGTACCGTGCGAGTCGATACCTGCTGATTGACCACCGAATGCCTCTACATGAACAAAGGAAGTCGGCGGGATATATTCGGCCACCGTAACAATACCGGCAGTTGCTGTGACTTCCACAAAATTGTATCCGCCGCTGCCGTCTTCAACGGCAGCAAAAGTAGCGTTGATCGTCACTGTCGTATCGCCTAGTGCCGCGCCGTCACGCACGCGGAATATAGCCATGGCAAGCTCGCCCGTGCCTGTTGCGACTGAAACGCCGAAATCCGGATCGATGAGGCCGGTTGCAAAGAAACTCGCGATATTGCCCCAGCCGCCGCCGACCAGTCCAAGCGACCAGTTCCAGCCGTCTATTTCGTCTAACTCAAGTACATCGCTGTCGTAATCGACCTCAAGCGCTAACATGGTCAAGCCGTCGTTAGCATCAACGATAATAGGCACGCCAATCCAATCGCCTTGACTTGCCGTAACGTCACCGACACGCAGCTCGGCGTTCGTCATCGCCGCGCCAGCAGGCATATATGTACCAAGCGGAATATTTTCGCCTTGTATGTAGCGCAGCAGGTACAGGAAGTCGAGCCAATCCACCACGCCATCAGCATTGACATCCGCGGCAAAGAGATCAACGGACGCAAGCATGCCGAGGAGATAAGCCTGCAACAACATCAAGTCGTCCTCATTCACCACGCCATCACCATTGATGTCGCCGGGACGGGTAAATACGATGTTGACAAAGACACGCTCATCAAGCATCGTGAAAGTAAAGGTATAATTGTCAATGACCGTGCCGGCGGGCAGCTGCGAGCCACTTTCACTCAGCCGCTGATTGACGCCCGGCGTTGTTGTGATGACAACAATATCACCTTCGCCCACGCCAAACGGATCACCGTCCCACGGTGCGCCGTTAACCGTTATGTTAAACGGTGCGCCGACAACATTAACAAAGAGCGATGTGCCATCGTCATCATATGGTCCGAGAATTCTAAATTCACGGAAAGTCACGTCGTCGCGCACGGCAAAGACACGAATGGCAGCCAAATTAAACTGTTCGCCAGTGAAAGGATTGTACGGGTTAGGACCGCCGCACATATTAGCAAATAGCTCTTCGAGCGTAATCGAGCCGCGGTATGTACCGGCAAAAATATCTCCGCTCTCCCAATCTACGTTCTGTTCACCCACAAGGGCACGGGCAATGTTATATGTTTCAGCTCCAAACATGCCTTGGTGTGTTAGAACGATGTTAGCTCCTGAGTGTACAGTGAAGTCAAAATACAAGCGCGTATGCGGCGTAAGCGCACGCGGGAAAGCAATTGGCGTAATAAATTGATAGGTCGCGCTCGGCCAGCCGCCGCCTTCACGATTGGCAAAGGTAAAACGGTCACCCGTATTGGTAATCGCACCCAGGTCAACACCACCGCCCTCCAGCGGCATCCAGTTGGCGGGCAACGTGTTAAACATATCAAAATACACTGGCAAATTAGCTTCGCCCGCTATGAATACGGGTGTAACCGTTGTATTTCCTGCCAGCATGACTTGCACCTCGCCGTTGCGATCAGCGGGCAATGCCGACACATTTCCACCGTTATTGACGACAAAGTGTGACAGCTGGAAACCGGCATTGGGCACCGCGCCGAATGTCTGCGTCATGCCCGTAAAGTATGTTCCCGTCCAACTTGCAGCATTTTGTACGCCTTGTGTTTCAGGACCAATGAGCATACCGTTGACTGTCGCACGGCCTTGTGTTGTGTTGGCCATTGTTATCACTTGTACGGGTGCGCCTAGGTTGAGTGTGTCTTGCATAA
This DNA window, taken from Oscillospiraceae bacterium, encodes the following:
- a CDS encoding RNA polymerase sigma factor, which produces MLENSSHNAFRKLYLPLHATLFKTALAILRDRNNAEDALQEALLRGYKNFAKLRNQTHFKTWMTRILINTCRDFRRRNPEQLSLDIAAHIPVPDDGEERLHVLECIQRLDQKTREIITLRFWSQLTQEEIAEVMSLPIGTVKSRLSRALSKLKTLLEEDET
- a CDS encoding CotH kinase family protein, which produces MKRTFSVILALLFVLTSLGAVAQPAESFAEDASVDDQQAVDFTPLSATEVNFSIPGGMYATPVAPVMTVDAAGAQIWYTLNGGDPVPNMPGSFLHDPHAPRTLTDRTPETNFLSAIPAARLGCFLVYTDEHFIPPKTPVAKATIVRARAFNADGTPLSTAHGSITTHSFFVMPDILERYDGLPIISLTVDYDDFFSDERGIYVRGGPNRGYQPGQIEPNWEWRGAENERPVHMEWFEVENGSFDRIISSDIGVRIHGGGSRRVPQKSLRLYARNDRGGLQAFQYDLFQGAAIDSRGNNVEYFRRLILRNAGNEGPGTMFRDAGLQQLAQGLNFRIQAYRPSVVFINGEFWGVYNIRERYDNRYLAAHFGVHHNDVAHLEFEVGGWSLSDGRDQDLADFRQLEEFFANNHFGGGISNRNYQYIQQQMCIDSFIDLYITQMYWGNIDWPANNVRIWRYFDTGRNTANADQTILDGRWRWMLVDLDSTSGFSFSLDYWQNPISRLIHYYEYEGLHWGTTERSTRMFRQLMTNQDFRNRFINRMNDLMNTHFDVEPFLAMVDQAEARIENVMSEQIHRWSRVNSMPEWRNNVAGLREFGENRKVYMLDFMQDTLNLGAPVQVITMANTTQGRATVNGMLIGPETQGVQNAASWTGTYFTGMTQTFGAVPNAGFQLSHFVVNNGGNVSALPADRNGEVQVMLAGNTTVTPVFIAGEANLPVYFDMFNTLPANWMPLEGGGVDLGAITNTGDRFTFANREGGGWPSATYQFITPIAFPRALTPHTRLYFDFTVHSGANIVLTHQGMFGAETYNIARALVGEQNVDWESGDIFAGTYRGSITLEELFANMCGGPNPYNPFTGEQFNLAAIRVFAVRDDVTFREFRILGPYDDDGTSLFVNVVGAPFNITVNGAPWDGDPFGVGEGDIVVITTTPGVNQRLSESGSQLPAGTVIDNYTFTFTMLDERVFVNIVFTRPGDINGDGVVNEDDLMLLQAYLLGMLASVDLFAADVNADGVVDWLDFLYLLRYIQGENIPLGTYMPAGAAMTNAELRVGDVTASQGDWIGVPIIVDANDGLTMLALEVDYDSDVLELDEIDGWNWSLGLVGGGWGNIASFFATGLIDPDFGVSVATGTGELAMAIFRVRDGAALGDTTVTINATFAAVEDGSGGYNFVEVTATAGIVTVAEYIPPTSFVHVEAFGGQSAGIDSHGTLWQWGSMSGGRPRPVMDSVADVALGQSHTLILDTDGVLWAWGGNWRGQLGDGTFDWRGTPVKIMENVISIAAGQHHSLAVTADGNVWQWGDEQSDWNEPWAMAAASEVSLFISRPRGSRIGIEQSRYSADTARADAMSRRAVCTPVGDAPESPPPVPTPPNSGSNIPVQVAGLSGVTQVAAGREHSLAIDNRGRLWAWGANGSGQLGDGTFNFRATPVHVMSTVAAASGGNGHTLALTMGGNVYAWGGNWDGQVGDGTWQNRNRPVRIMQNATVISAGDWHSMALGSNGAVWAWGNNWDGQIGDGTFDNERNRPVQVKTNAIAIAAGGWHSLAVSSQRGLYAWGANWSGQLGDQNLWWAIRPTQIIAGYFWLTANNRPNSWAIPYVSTAYTHGLISEAVFAGTRFQDGIPRHYIADLGVRFLEVYSGMSIDEFIKDFAANGGTLYDVEFPDTTDPYALALAQLGIIRGGEVNGVFGFHPDRTLNRVEAAAMLTRLADALGYDITDAPDAPFDDQHTIPSTWGRPNTNFMYSIGIMGNTVSPENIPTLGYLFRPFYVFPTQQMITAMVRMLP